The following are from one region of the Streptomyces tuirus genome:
- a CDS encoding MarR family winged helix-turn-helix transcriptional regulator: MTDLGGPGNHRARGPGDGPEAVASQIADAVESLTALWSIAAQEASLRLSLHQLRALRTVQAAPGLNLTALAEGLDIGLPTASRLCDRLAAAGLLERTPHPDTRREVQLRLTTHGQHVLGDVAGRRAQALATALAAMEPAERAALSRGLRGFLAAQNTPSDAGGAQGR; this comes from the coding sequence GTGACCGATCTCGGCGGCCCCGGCAACCACCGGGCGAGGGGACCGGGCGACGGCCCGGAGGCCGTCGCATCGCAGATCGCCGATGCCGTGGAGAGTCTGACGGCGCTGTGGTCGATCGCCGCGCAGGAGGCGTCCCTGCGCCTGTCCCTGCACCAGTTGCGGGCGTTGCGCACCGTGCAGGCGGCGCCCGGCCTGAATCTGACGGCCCTGGCGGAGGGGCTGGACATCGGCCTGCCCACGGCCAGCCGCCTCTGCGACCGCCTGGCGGCGGCCGGCCTGCTGGAACGGACCCCGCACCCGGACACCCGCCGGGAGGTCCAACTGCGGCTCACGACACACGGACAGCACGTCCTGGGCGATGTCGCCGGCCGCCGCGCCCAGGCCCTGGCCACAGCCCTGGCAGCGATGGAACCGGCCGAACGGGCGGCACTGAGCAGGGGGTTGCGGGGTTTCCTGGCGGCTCAGAACACGCCGTCCGACGCCGGCGGGGCGCAGGGGCGGTGA
- a CDS encoding PrsW family intramembrane metalloprotease, with protein MATSPPHPSYPSGPPDGAPFAGPGTAGSSRHAHWWHHAWVRYGALSTLLAISGLVILALVREETGTEGFLVGLGLAVLPVPLLIAAFRWLDRVEPGPWRNLLFCFAWGACAAALIAIVANSFATRWIATATADPSSADTLGATVIAPVVEESAKAAAVLLVFLFRRRDFTGIVDGVVIAGVTATGFAFTENILYLGTAFGTDQLTGGSGIASVTAATFFVRIVMSPFAHPLFTVLTGIGFGIAALAAHRRPLRRVAFPLGGLLLAMGMHAMWNGSSAFGEYGFFAVYAAFMVPIFGLLTWLVIWTRQRELKTVRAELPAYAVAGWLTPAEPYALGSMRARRIARQYARRHAGRAAAREVARYEAYATSLAFLRHRARRGSPGADFAVRERELLGELWRRREVARPALDHAARITAPPVPVTAPPWPVYGVYGYGHQPAPYPAYNPYRS; from the coding sequence GTGGCCACCAGCCCCCCACATCCGTCGTACCCCAGCGGTCCCCCCGACGGCGCACCCTTCGCCGGCCCAGGCACGGCCGGCTCTTCGCGGCACGCCCACTGGTGGCACCACGCCTGGGTCCGCTACGGCGCGCTGAGCACACTGCTCGCGATATCCGGCCTGGTCATCCTCGCCCTGGTCCGCGAGGAGACCGGCACGGAAGGGTTCCTGGTCGGGCTGGGGCTGGCCGTCCTCCCGGTGCCCCTGCTGATAGCCGCGTTCCGCTGGCTGGACCGCGTGGAACCCGGCCCCTGGCGGAACCTGCTGTTCTGCTTCGCCTGGGGCGCCTGCGCGGCGGCGCTGATAGCGATCGTCGCCAACAGCTTCGCGACGAGATGGATAGCGACGGCGACGGCGGACCCGTCCAGCGCGGACACCCTCGGCGCGACGGTGATAGCGCCGGTGGTCGAGGAGTCGGCCAAGGCGGCGGCCGTCCTCCTGGTCTTCCTCTTCCGGCGCCGCGACTTCACCGGCATCGTCGACGGGGTCGTCATAGCCGGCGTGACGGCCACCGGCTTCGCGTTCACCGAGAACATCCTCTACCTCGGCACGGCCTTCGGCACCGACCAGCTCACCGGCGGCAGCGGCATCGCCTCCGTCACGGCGGCGACCTTCTTCGTGCGCATCGTCATGTCGCCGTTCGCGCACCCGCTGTTCACGGTCCTCACCGGCATCGGCTTCGGCATCGCCGCACTCGCGGCGCACCGCCGGCCGCTGCGCCGGGTCGCCTTCCCGCTCGGCGGGCTGCTGCTCGCGATGGGGATGCACGCGATGTGGAACGGCTCGTCGGCCTTCGGCGAGTACGGGTTCTTCGCCGTGTACGCGGCGTTCATGGTGCCGATCTTCGGGCTGCTGACGTGGCTGGTGATCTGGACGCGGCAGCGGGAGCTGAAGACCGTACGGGCGGAGCTGCCGGCCTACGCCGTGGCGGGCTGGCTGACCCCGGCCGAGCCATACGCGCTCGGCTCGATGCGGGCTCGGCGGATCGCCCGGCAGTACGCCCGCCGGCACGCGGGCAGGGCGGCGGCCCGGGAGGTGGCCCGCTACGAGGCGTACGCGACGTCCCTGGCGTTCCTGCGGCACCGGGCCCGGCGGGGCAGCCCCGGGGCGGACTTCGCCGTACGGGAGCGGGAACTGCTCGGCGAACTGTGGCGGCGCCGGGAGGTGGCCCGCCCCGCGCTGGACCACGCGGCCCGGATCACCGCCCCTCCCGTCCCGGTGACGGCCCCGCCCTGGCCGGTGTACGGGGTGTACGGGTACGGCCACCAGCCGGCGCCGTACCCCGCGTACAACCCCTACCGCTCCTAG
- a CDS encoding dihydrofolate reductase family protein — translation MPHPYVLLSAAVSLDGYLDDTGPDRLLLSSPADFDRVDEVRAGVDAILVGAGTIRADNPRLLVNAEKRRAARTAAGKPEYPLKVTVSGSGDLDPDARFWHTGGEKVLYTTDRGAERARALGLATDVVPLGAGLDWRRLLTHLHDVRGVGRLMVEGGGLIHTQLLTQGLADELQLVLAPLFVGDPRAPRLFGPGGYQGGRLRLLESRQIEDVVLMRYEPTAPGAGPLPVAADHHWLALACELAERCPPSDTAFSVGAVVVAADGTELARGHSREAGDPVVHAEEAALAKVDPADPRLPGATVYSSLEPCARRASRPAPCARLILDAGVRRVVTAWREPDTFVTDADGSGLLAAEGVEVVVLPEHEERAKAPNRHLPG, via the coding sequence ATGCCTCACCCGTACGTCCTGCTGTCCGCCGCCGTCTCCCTCGACGGCTACCTGGACGACACCGGACCCGACCGGCTGCTCCTGTCCAGCCCGGCCGACTTCGACCGGGTCGACGAGGTCCGGGCCGGCGTCGACGCCATCCTGGTCGGCGCCGGCACCATCCGCGCCGACAACCCGCGGCTGCTGGTGAACGCGGAGAAGCGCCGTGCCGCCCGCACGGCGGCAGGAAAGCCCGAGTACCCCCTCAAGGTCACCGTCAGCGGCTCCGGCGATCTCGACCCGGACGCCCGCTTCTGGCACACCGGCGGCGAGAAGGTCCTCTACACCACCGACCGGGGCGCCGAGCGGGCCCGCGCCCTGGGCCTGGCCACCGACGTCGTGCCGCTCGGCGCCGGCCTCGACTGGCGGCGGCTGCTCACGCACCTGCACGACGTCCGGGGTGTGGGGCGGCTCATGGTCGAGGGCGGCGGCCTGATCCACACCCAGCTCCTCACCCAGGGCCTCGCGGACGAACTGCAGCTGGTCCTCGCCCCGCTCTTCGTGGGTGACCCCCGGGCCCCCCGTCTCTTCGGACCCGGCGGCTACCAGGGCGGCCGGCTCCGGCTGCTGGAGTCGCGGCAGATCGAGGACGTGGTCCTGATGCGCTACGAGCCGACCGCCCCGGGCGCCGGCCCCCTGCCCGTCGCCGCCGACCACCACTGGCTGGCCCTCGCCTGCGAACTGGCCGAGCGCTGCCCGCCGTCGGACACGGCGTTCAGCGTGGGCGCGGTGGTGGTCGCCGCCGATGGCACGGAACTGGCCCGCGGCCACTCCCGCGAGGCCGGCGACCCGGTGGTGCACGCCGAGGAGGCTGCCCTCGCCAAGGTCGACCCGGCCGACCCGCGCCTGCCCGGCGCGACGGTGTACAGCAGCCTGGAGCCCTGCGCCCGCCGCGCCTCGCGCCCCGCTCCCTGCGCCCGGCTGATCCTCGACGCGGGCGTACGGCGGGTGGTCACGGCCTGGCGTGAGCCGGACACCTTCGTCACGGACGCCGACGGCAGCGGCCTCCTCGCGGCCGAGGGCGTGGAGGTCGTCGTGCTCCCGGAACACGAGGAGCGGGCCAAGGCCCCGAACCGTCATCTGCCGGGCTGA
- a CDS encoding MFS transporter, whose protein sequence is MSREQRGPNEKLGAVLALAGISNAGLARRVNDLGAQRGLTLRYDKTSVARWVSKGMVPQGAAPHLIAAAIGQKLGRPVPLHEIGLADADPAPEVGLAFPRDVGQAVKSATELYRLDLAGRRAGSGGIWQSLAGSFAVSAYATPASRWLITPADSSVARDVGPGEGSGAPLKVGHSDVQKLREAAEDARRWDSKYGGGDWRSSMVPECLRVEAAPLLLGSYSDEVGRALFGASAELTRLAGWMAFDTGQQEAAQRYYIQALRLARAAADVPLGGYVLASMSLQATYRGFGDEGVDLAQAALERNRGLATARTMSFFRLVEARAHARANDAPAAGGALKAAESWLERARPGDNDPSWLGFYSYDRFAADAAECYRDLKAPRQVRRFTEQALSKPTEEFVRSHGLRLVVSAVAELESGNLDAACEQGVRAVEVAGRISSARTTEYVKDLLHRLEPYGDEPRVVELRERARPLLMAPA, encoded by the coding sequence ATGTCCAGGGAGCAACGCGGGCCGAACGAGAAACTCGGCGCCGTTCTCGCCCTCGCGGGAATCAGCAACGCAGGCCTCGCGCGGCGAGTCAACGACCTCGGCGCCCAGCGCGGCCTGACGCTGCGCTACGACAAGACATCGGTGGCGCGCTGGGTGTCGAAGGGCATGGTGCCCCAGGGTGCCGCCCCGCACCTCATCGCCGCCGCCATCGGCCAGAAGCTCGGCCGCCCGGTGCCGCTGCACGAGATCGGCCTGGCGGACGCGGACCCCGCACCCGAAGTCGGCCTCGCCTTCCCGCGGGACGTCGGCCAGGCGGTCAAGTCCGCGACCGAGCTGTACCGCCTCGACCTCGCCGGCCGCCGGGCCGGATCCGGGGGCATCTGGCAGTCGCTCGCCGGATCGTTCGCAGTGAGCGCATACGCAACGCCCGCCTCACGCTGGCTGATAACCCCGGCCGACAGTTCGGTCGCGCGTGACGTGGGCCCCGGCGAGGGCTCCGGCGCACCGCTCAAAGTCGGCCACAGCGATGTGCAGAAGCTGCGGGAGGCCGCCGAGGACGCACGGCGCTGGGACTCCAAGTACGGCGGCGGCGACTGGCGTTCGTCGATGGTCCCCGAGTGCTTAAGGGTGGAGGCGGCCCCCCTGCTGCTCGGCTCCTACTCCGACGAGGTCGGCCGGGCCCTCTTCGGCGCCTCCGCCGAACTCACCCGGCTCGCCGGCTGGATGGCCTTCGACACGGGCCAGCAGGAAGCGGCCCAGCGCTACTACATCCAGGCCCTGCGTCTGGCCCGGGCGGCGGCGGACGTCCCCCTCGGGGGTTACGTGCTGGCCTCCATGTCCCTCCAGGCCACCTACCGAGGCTTCGGCGACGAGGGCGTGGACCTCGCCCAGGCCGCCCTGGAACGCAACCGCGGACTGGCCACGGCCCGCACCATGAGCTTCTTCCGCCTCGTCGAGGCACGCGCGCACGCTCGCGCGAACGACGCCCCGGCGGCCGGCGGCGCCCTGAAGGCGGCCGAGAGCTGGCTGGAGCGCGCCCGCCCCGGCGACAACGACCCGAGCTGGCTCGGCTTCTACTCCTACGACCGTTTCGCCGCCGACGCGGCCGAGTGCTACCGCGACCTCAAGGCGCCCCGCCAGGTCCGCCGCTTCACCGAGCAGGCCCTGTCGAAGCCGACCGAGGAGTTCGTCCGCTCGCACGGCCTGCGCCTGGTCGTCTCCGCGGTCGCGGAACTGGAGTCGGGGAACCTGGACGCGGCGTGCGAGCAGGGCGTGCGGGCGGTGGAGGTCGCCGGGCGGATCTCCTCGGCCCGTACCACCGAGTACGTCAAGGATCTCCTGCACCGCCTGGAGCCGTACGGCGACGAGCCCCGGGTGGTGGAGCTCCGTGAGCGTGCCCGGCCGCTGCTGATGGCTCCGGCGTAA
- a CDS encoding MarR family winged helix-turn-helix transcriptional regulator — MTTRWLSPDEQRAWRAYIAASLLLEDAIDRQLQQDAGMPHLYYSILSVLSESPERRLRMTDLAERLKITRSRLTYAVTRLEKDGMLRREACRHDKRGSIAALTDEGFAVLERAAPGHVETVRGFLFDRLSEEQVGQLEEISTAIAQGLQEDGARPAADDVPWRRRSSSPCS, encoded by the coding sequence ATGACGACTCGCTGGCTCAGCCCCGATGAGCAGCGCGCCTGGCGCGCCTACATCGCCGCCTCGCTGCTGCTGGAGGACGCGATCGACCGGCAGCTCCAGCAGGACGCCGGCATGCCGCACCTGTACTACTCCATCCTGTCCGTCCTGTCGGAGTCCCCGGAACGGCGGCTGCGCATGACCGATCTCGCCGAGCGGCTGAAGATCACGCGCAGCCGGCTGACGTACGCGGTCACGCGGCTGGAGAAGGACGGGATGCTGCGGCGGGAGGCCTGCCGCCATGACAAACGGGGCAGCATCGCGGCGCTGACGGACGAGGGGTTCGCCGTGCTGGAGCGGGCGGCGCCCGGGCATGTCGAGACCGTGCGGGGCTTCCTGTTCGACCGGCTCAGCGAGGAGCAGGTGGGGCAGCTGGAGGAGATCTCCACGGCGATCGCGCAGGGTCTCCAGGAGGACGGGGCCCGGCCGGCGGCGGACGACGTGCCGTGGCGGCGGAGGTCGTCGTCGCCCTGTTCGTGA
- the lhgO gene encoding L-2-hydroxyglutarate oxidase, with translation MVRVRITYDCDVLVIGGGIVGLSTAYAITRAAPGTRVTVLEKEPGPARHQTGRNSGVIHSGIYYRPGSLKARYAVRGAAEMVKFCAEYGIPHAVTGKLIVATDRAELPRLHALVQRGRENGIPVRELGGPQIAEYEPEVRGLAAIHVGTTGICDFVAVARQLAHGSGAEIRYGTRVVRVDRRPERGVAVLTAAGDVVRGRVLVNCAGLQCDEIARLTGDDPGMRIVPFRGEYYELARPELVRGLVYPVPDPAFPFLGVHLTRGIDGGVHVGPNAVPALAREGYRWGTVRLRELGSTLAWPGSWRIARRHWRYGAGELRRSLSRTAFTDAVGRLLPAVSEDDLVPTAAGVRAQAVLRDGTLVDDFLIREGARTVHVLNAPSPAATASLPIGREVARRALSAL, from the coding sequence GTGGTGCGAGTGCGGATCACATACGACTGTGACGTGCTGGTGATCGGCGGCGGCATCGTCGGCCTGTCGACGGCGTACGCGATCACACGCGCCGCACCGGGCACACGTGTCACCGTCCTGGAGAAGGAACCGGGCCCGGCCCGCCACCAGACCGGCCGCAACAGCGGCGTCATCCACAGCGGCATCTACTACCGCCCCGGCTCCCTCAAGGCGCGCTACGCGGTGCGGGGCGCCGCGGAGATGGTCAAGTTCTGCGCCGAGTACGGCATCCCGCACGCGGTCACCGGCAAGCTGATCGTCGCCACGGACCGCGCGGAGCTGCCCCGCCTGCACGCGCTCGTGCAGCGAGGCCGGGAGAACGGCATCCCGGTGCGGGAGCTGGGCGGCCCCCAGATCGCGGAATACGAGCCGGAGGTGCGCGGGCTCGCCGCGATACACGTCGGCACGACGGGCATCTGCGACTTCGTCGCGGTCGCCCGCCAGCTGGCCCACGGCTCGGGCGCGGAGATCCGCTACGGCACGCGGGTCGTGCGCGTCGACCGGCGTCCCGAGCGGGGGGTCGCCGTGCTCACGGCCGCGGGTGACGTCGTACGCGGGCGGGTCCTGGTGAACTGCGCGGGCCTGCAGTGCGACGAGATCGCCCGGCTCACCGGGGACGACCCGGGCATGCGGATCGTGCCGTTCCGGGGCGAGTACTACGAGCTGGCCCGGCCGGAGCTGGTGCGCGGGCTGGTGTACCCGGTGCCCGACCCGGCGTTTCCGTTCCTCGGGGTGCATCTGACGCGCGGCATCGACGGGGGCGTCCATGTCGGGCCCAACGCGGTGCCGGCCCTGGCCCGCGAGGGGTACAGGTGGGGCACGGTCCGCCTGCGCGAGCTGGGCTCGACCCTGGCCTGGCCCGGCTCCTGGCGGATAGCCCGCCGGCACTGGCGGTACGGGGCGGGTGAGCTGCGACGGTCCCTGTCCAGGACGGCGTTCACAGATGCGGTGGGCCGGCTGTTGCCCGCGGTGTCCGAGGACGACCTGGTGCCGACGGCCGCGGGTGTGCGCGCACAGGCGGTTCTCCGTGACGGGACCCTGGTCGACGACTTCCTGATCCGCGAGGGCGCCAGGACCGTCCACGTCCTCAACGCACCGTCCCCTGCGGCCACGGCGTCCTTGCCGATCGGCCGCGAGGTGGCACGCAGAGCGCTGAGCGCGCTGTGA
- a CDS encoding aldo/keto reductase yields the protein MTSLRKLGTSGLEVFPLALGGNVFGWTADQDRSFAVLDAYTAAGGNFVDTADVYSAWVDGNQGGESETILGTWLEARGNRSDVVVATKVSQHPDFRGLSAATIKAAADASLRRLRTDYIDLYYTHFDQPDVPVEEIIGALDELVKAGKVRHIAASNISAERLRASLEFSDREGLARYVALQPHYNLVSRDTYEGELQGLAERAGLAAVPYYALASGFLTGKYRPGTRVESARAGGAAKHLETERGRRVLDALDEVAAAHDAPVATVALAWLAAQPTVVAPIASARTVEQLPALLGVGELTLSEAEVERLTEASA from the coding sequence ATGACGTCTCTTCGCAAGCTCGGCACTTCCGGCCTCGAGGTCTTCCCCCTCGCCCTCGGCGGCAACGTCTTCGGCTGGACCGCCGACCAGGACCGGTCGTTCGCCGTCCTCGACGCCTACACCGCCGCCGGAGGCAACTTCGTCGACACCGCCGATGTCTACTCGGCGTGGGTCGACGGCAACCAGGGCGGTGAGTCCGAGACCATCCTCGGCACGTGGCTCGAGGCACGCGGCAACCGCTCCGACGTCGTCGTCGCCACGAAGGTCAGCCAGCACCCCGACTTCCGGGGCCTGTCCGCTGCCACCATCAAGGCCGCCGCCGACGCCTCCCTGCGGCGCCTGCGCACCGACTACATCGACCTCTACTACACGCACTTCGACCAGCCCGACGTGCCCGTCGAGGAGATCATCGGCGCGCTCGACGAACTCGTGAAGGCCGGCAAGGTGCGGCACATCGCCGCCTCCAACATCTCCGCCGAGAGGCTGCGGGCGTCCCTGGAGTTTTCCGACCGCGAGGGTCTCGCGCGGTACGTCGCCCTCCAGCCGCACTACAACCTGGTCTCCCGTGACACGTACGAGGGTGAGCTCCAGGGCCTCGCCGAGCGGGCCGGCCTCGCCGCCGTTCCGTACTACGCGCTCGCGTCCGGCTTCCTCACGGGCAAGTACCGGCCGGGTACGCGGGTCGAGAGCGCGCGGGCGGGCGGTGCCGCCAAGCATCTGGAGACCGAGCGGGGGCGGCGGGTTCTCGACGCGCTCGACGAGGTCGCCGCAGCGCACGACGCTCCCGTCGCCACGGTGGCCCTCGCCTGGCTCGCCGCCCAGCCGACCGTGGTGGCGCCGATCGCCTCGGCGCGGACGGTGGAGCAGCTGCCCGCACTGCTCGGCGTGGGGGAGCTGACGCTCTCGGAGGCCGAGGTGGAACGGCTCACGGAGGCCTCGGCCTGA
- the trmB gene encoding tRNA (guanosine(46)-N7)-methyltransferase TrmB — MSDSANTTPEAPNPNRHPHPHPHTPGVSVRSTRVKGEPRFPDGPKADPAGSHFERRIRSFQPRRSRVTAGQADALQRLWPKWGLDIDGSRTLDLPDLFGNDNPVVLEIGFGMGEATAQMAAAAPATNILAVDVHTPGQGNLLNLADRNGLSNIRVGNGDAIILLREMLAPDTLDGLRVYFPDPWPKKRHHKRRIIQPDFLTLAATRIRPGGIVHCATDWEPYAEQMLEVLTEHPDFENTQADGGFAPRPDFRPLTRFEGQGLDKGHVVNDLLFRRVQHVDQPIHPDQPNQPHHPDQPDHPDQPDQPPVGA; from the coding sequence GTGTCTGACTCCGCGAACACCACCCCCGAAGCCCCGAACCCGAACCGGCACCCGCACCCGCACCCGCACACCCCGGGTGTCTCCGTCCGGAGTACCCGGGTCAAGGGCGAGCCGCGTTTCCCCGACGGGCCGAAGGCCGACCCCGCCGGGTCGCACTTCGAGCGGCGGATCCGGAGTTTCCAGCCCCGCCGCAGCCGCGTCACCGCCGGCCAAGCGGACGCGCTACAGCGGCTGTGGCCCAAGTGGGGCCTCGACATCGACGGCAGCCGGACCCTCGACCTGCCGGATCTGTTCGGCAACGACAACCCCGTCGTCCTGGAGATCGGCTTCGGCATGGGCGAGGCCACAGCCCAGATGGCCGCGGCCGCCCCCGCCACGAACATCCTCGCCGTCGACGTTCACACCCCCGGCCAGGGCAACCTGCTCAACCTCGCCGACCGCAACGGCCTGTCCAACATCCGCGTCGGCAACGGCGACGCGATCATCCTCCTGCGCGAGATGCTCGCCCCGGACACCCTCGACGGCCTCCGCGTCTACTTCCCGGACCCCTGGCCCAAGAAGCGGCACCACAAGCGCAGGATCATCCAGCCCGACTTCCTGACCCTGGCCGCCACCCGCATCAGACCCGGCGGGATCGTCCACTGCGCCACCGACTGGGAGCCGTACGCGGAGCAGATGCTCGAGGTCCTCACGGAACACCCCGACTTCGAGAACACCCAGGCGGACGGCGGTTTCGCGCCGCGCCCCGACTTCCGGCCGCTGACCCGTTTCGAGGGCCAGGGACTGGACAAGGGACATGTCGTGAACGACCTCCTCTTCCGCCGCGTACAGCACGTGGACCAGCCGATCCACCCCGACCAGCCGAACCAGCCCCACCACCCCGACCAGCCCGACCACCCCGACCAGCCGGACCAGCCCCCCGTCGGCGCCTGA
- a CDS encoding GTP cyclohydrolase II, whose amino-acid sequence MPDTPAVVATPRSRVRVPLRFHDGYEADAELVTFHGLADGQEHVAMVLGEPGPVPLVRLHSECLTGDVFGSARCDCGPQLREAVESIAERGGVLLYLRQEGRGIGLYNKLDAYALQDEGLDTYEANAALGLPEDARDYTAAAQMLRALGIGELDLLSNNPDKADQLRTLGVAVRDRIPTGVFTTAHNVRYLRAKVLQTQHTLPLAALTELSAG is encoded by the coding sequence ATGCCCGACACCCCAGCCGTCGTCGCCACCCCGCGCTCGCGCGTCCGGGTCCCGCTGCGCTTCCACGACGGCTACGAGGCGGACGCCGAGCTCGTCACCTTCCACGGCCTGGCCGACGGCCAGGAGCACGTCGCCATGGTCCTCGGCGAGCCCGGCCCGGTCCCGCTGGTGCGGCTGCACTCCGAGTGCCTGACCGGGGACGTGTTCGGCTCGGCCCGCTGCGACTGCGGCCCGCAGCTGCGCGAGGCGGTCGAGAGCATCGCCGAGCGCGGCGGCGTGCTCCTCTACCTCCGCCAGGAGGGCCGGGGCATCGGCCTCTACAACAAGCTCGACGCGTACGCCCTCCAGGACGAGGGGCTCGACACGTACGAGGCGAACGCGGCGCTCGGGCTGCCCGAGGACGCCCGCGACTACACGGCCGCGGCCCAGATGCTCAGAGCCCTGGGCATCGGCGAACTGGACCTGCTCTCCAACAACCCCGACAAGGCGGACCAGTTGCGGACCCTGGGTGTCGCCGTCCGCGACCGGATCCCCACGGGCGTCTTCACCACCGCCCACAACGTCCGCTACCTGCGCGCGAAGGTCCTCCAGACGCAGCACACGCTGCCGCTCGCCGCGCTGACGGAGCTCAGCGCCGGCTGA
- a CDS encoding M23 family metallopeptidase, producing the protein MASNRPAPAAPYAPKRENDTFGFGGQRTDEGPFQEWNPTEESIRPVRGRHRVTKQRGGGLARSSTVLGVGVIAAVGAGGMASAQTGKPPVSISVPDLPSVGSLISDDDTPEGSATPLSSLGTATADTAQDASGARTGAGDALRARIMAQVEHQQEQIETKAAEDAAAAAEKAAKEAVAKAEQEAKAKAAEAKKKAEAEAEKKAEAERLAALAKQYTLPTSSYTLTSTFGQAGAYWSSGYHTGLDFAAPTGTPIKAVHSGTITEAGWNGSYGYKTVLTLDDGTEIWYAHQSSIGVSVGQKVSTGDVIGRVGATGNVTGAHLHLEVHSGGSSSGIDPVAWLRGKGLTP; encoded by the coding sequence GTGGCGTCCAACCGGCCTGCCCCCGCGGCCCCGTACGCGCCGAAGCGCGAGAACGACACCTTCGGCTTCGGCGGTCAGCGCACCGACGAGGGCCCGTTCCAGGAGTGGAACCCCACCGAGGAGTCCATCCGTCCCGTCCGTGGCCGGCATCGCGTCACCAAGCAGCGCGGCGGAGGTCTCGCCCGCAGCTCCACCGTCCTGGGCGTCGGCGTCATAGCCGCCGTGGGTGCCGGCGGTATGGCCAGTGCCCAGACCGGCAAGCCCCCGGTGTCCATCTCCGTGCCGGACCTGCCCTCGGTGGGTTCCCTCATCTCGGACGACGACACCCCCGAAGGTTCCGCCACCCCGCTCAGCAGTCTCGGCACCGCCACTGCGGACACCGCGCAGGACGCGTCCGGCGCCCGCACCGGCGCCGGTGACGCGCTGCGTGCCCGGATCATGGCGCAGGTCGAGCACCAGCAGGAGCAGATCGAGACCAAGGCCGCCGAGGACGCCGCTGCCGCCGCCGAGAAGGCGGCCAAGGAGGCCGTCGCCAAGGCGGAGCAGGAAGCCAAGGCCAAGGCCGCCGAGGCCAAGAAGAAGGCGGAGGCGGAGGCCGAGAAGAAGGCCGAGGCCGAGCGGCTTGCCGCCCTCGCCAAGCAGTACACGCTGCCGACCTCCTCGTACACCCTCACCTCGACGTTCGGCCAGGCCGGTGCCTACTGGTCCTCCGGCTACCACACCGGCCTCGACTTCGCCGCTCCCACGGGCACGCCGATCAAGGCCGTGCACAGCGGCACCATCACCGAGGCGGGCTGGAACGGCTCCTACGGCTACAAGACCGTCCTCACCCTCGATGACGGCACCGAGATCTGGTACGCGCACCAGTCCTCCATCGGCGTCAGCGTCGGCCAGAAGGTCAGCACCGGCGACGTCATCGGCCGCGTGGGCGCCACCGGCAACGTCACCGGGGCGCACCTGCACCTCGAGGTCCACTCCGGTGGATCCTCCAGTGGCATCGACCCGGTGGCCTGGCTGCGGGGCAAGGGGCTGACTCCCTGA